In Deltaproteobacteria bacterium, one DNA window encodes the following:
- a CDS encoding ISAs1 family transposase — translation TIFKVVSLVYENDKLVSTKTRFFVSSMKANELSADKWLELIVARWGVESVHQILDVSFCEDKHPWITKNANGALVVMLLRRLVYTLLTLYKSVTLRSEQNREMTWRELMSQIRDTLLWAREKILDGLRPRKFAMPPALC, via the coding sequence ACTATATTCAAAGTAGTAAGTCTAGTTTATGAAAATGATAAGCTTGTATCTACTAAGACCCGTTTTTTTGTAAGTAGTATGAAAGCAAATGAACTAAGTGCTGATAAATGGCTAGAGTTGATAGTAGCTCGTTGGGGTGTAGAGAGTGTACATCAAATTCTTGATGTTTCTTTCTGTGAAGACAAACATCCTTGGATCACAAAAAATGCCAATGGTGCTTTAGTGGTAATGTTATTGAGGCGTTTGGTTTATACTTTGTTGACACTTTATAAATCGGTGACACTGCGCAGTGAGCAAAATCGGGAAATGACCTGGCGCGAATTGATGTCACAGATAAGAGATACGTTGTTATGGGCGCGTGAAAAAATATTGGATGGATTAAGACCGCGAAAGTTTGCCATGCCACCGGCTTTGTGTTGA